The proteins below are encoded in one region of Ciconia boyciana chromosome 19, ASM3463844v1, whole genome shotgun sequence:
- the MAD2L2 gene encoding mitotic spindle assembly checkpoint protein MAD2B produces MTTLTRQDLNFGQVVADVLSEFLEVAVHLILYVREVYPIGIFQKRKKYNVPVQMSCHPELNQYIQDTLHCVKPLLEKNDVEKVVVVILDKEHHPVERFVFEITQPPLLSISSESLLSHVEQLLRAFILKISVCDAVLDNNPPGCTFTVLVHTREAATRNMEKIQVIKDFPWILADEQDVHMHDPRLIPLKTMTSDILKMQLYVEERAHKGT; encoded by the exons ATGACCACTCTCACACGGCAGGACCTTAACTTTGGGCAAG ttgttgCAGATGTTCTTTCAGAGTTTCTGGAAGTGGCTGTTCACCTTATCTTATATGTCAGAGAAGTTTACCCTATTGGGAtctttcagaagaggaaaaaatacaatgtaCCTGTCCAG ATGTCCTGCCACCCGGAGCTGAATCAGTACATCCAGGACACACTGCACTGCGTAAAGCCGCTGCTGGAGAAG AATGATGTGGAGAAAGTTGTAGTTGTAATCCTGGATAAAGAGCACCACCCCGTGGAGCGATTTGTCTTTGAGATCACCCAGCCACCTCTTCTTTCCATTAG TTCAGAGTCCCTGCTGTCCCACGTGGAGCAGTTACTGCGTGCCTTCATCCTGAAGATCAGTGTGTGCGATGCTGTGCTGGACAACAATCCCCCAG GTTGCACCTTCACAGTTCTGGTTCACACACGGGAGGCTGCCACGCGGAACATGGAAAAGATCCAGGTGATAAAG GATTTCCCGTGGATCCTTGCTGATGAACAAGACGTGCACATGCATGACCCCCGGCTTATTCCCCTGAAAACTATGACATCCGATATCCTGAAG ATGCAGCTATATGTAGAAGAGCGAGCCCACAAAGGCACCTGA
- the FBXO44 gene encoding F-box only protein 44: MTTICDLPEDVLVELLSLLPARALIRTCRLVCRQWRYVVDLTTLWKRKCQREGFYIQNLDRSVSDWKVFYMLCNLKRNLIKNPCAEENFQHWKLDKNDGDKWKIQDLPGTHGQAMPDPRVHKYFVTSYGPCFKSQLISLQKEGYWNELMDEKRPEIVVKDWYAARFDCGCRYELTVRLLSEDYIVLEEFRPEPVVIEQWSDAMWREISHTFQNYPAGVRYIWFQHGGQDTQFWAGWYGIRVTNSSITIGPLTLL, encoded by the exons ATGACGACCATCTGCGACCTCCCCGAAGACGTCCTGGTGGAGCTGCTGTCGCTGCTCCCAGCCCGGGCCCTGATCCGCACCTGCAGGCTGGTCTGCAGGCAGTGGCGGTACGTGGTGGATCTGACCACCCTATGGAAACGCAAGTGCCAGCGCGAGGGGTTTTATATTCAGAATTTGGACAGAAGCGTCTCCGACTGGAAGGTCTTCTATATGCTCTGcaacttgaaaagaaacttaATCAAAAACCCCTGTGCTGAAG AGAACTTTCAGCACTGGAAACTTGATAAGAATGACGGAGATAAATGGAAGATTCAGGATCTGCCTGGAACTCACGGACAAGCCATGCCAGACCCCAGAGTACACAAATACTTTGTCACTTCGTATGG GCCATGCTTCAAGTCTCAACTCATTAGCCTGCAGAAAGAAGGATACTGGAATGAGTTGATGGATGAGAAACGGCCTGAAATTGTAGTCAAGGACTG GTATGCCGCCAGATTTGACTGCGGGTGTCGCTATGAACTTACAGTGAGGCTGCTTTCTGAAGACTACATTGTCCTCGAGGAGTTCCGCCCAGAGCCAGTGGTTATAGAGCAGTGGAGTGATGCCATGTGGAGAGAG atttCTCACACCTTCCAGAATTACCCAGCGGGAGTTCGTTACATCTGGTTTCAGCATGGAGGTCAAGACACCCAATTCTGGGCAGGATGGTACGGGATCCGAGTGACAAACAGCAGCATCACCATTGGGCCCCTAACATTGCTATGA